The nucleotide window ACAAAAGAGGACAAGTGCTAGCCGGAGCATTTGTAAGCGATGACATTGCTCCCGGCGTTGTTAGATTAAGCGAAGGGGCATGGTATGATCCACAAAAAGCAGGAGAGATTGGAAGCTTGTGCAAAAATGGTTGCGCTAATGTCCTCACAATCGATATCCCCACTTCCAAGCTTGCTGATGGAAATATCTCCCATACTGCCTTAGTAAATATCGAAAAATACAAAGGCGTTGTTCCAAAACTAACAGCTTTTATGCCTCCAAAAGGAGTTTAAATCTTTAAATTTGCAAGGGGAAACTTTTGCAAATTCCAAAATATTATCCGGGGTAATTATTGCTCCGGATAAATAATACAGACTTTGATGTAATTATTTAGAAATGTTACTTAGAGCATAAATTAATATCCCCATATACTATTTTGTAAAAATAGCTACATTTTTGTTTTTGCTTGAATTCCCAACAAATCCAAACCAATTGTGATCGAAAGACTAATGATTTTGCAGATTTTGAGTATAGAAGATTCTAGGGGTGTATCAATAATTTTATGGGCATTGTAATAACTATGGAATTCTCCGGCTAATCCTTTGAGGTATTCACAAATTTTTTGCAACCCCCTTTCATCAAATGCCACTTCAACAACCCTAGGAAAACTCAAAGCATAAAACAATAAATCTTTAGCTTCTTTTGGAATATTTTTTAAAGAAGCACTCAATATCATCTCATCTTTAAAATGAGATTTTTCAAGCAATGTGTGGATACGTGCGTTTGCATAATGAATATAAAAAATTGGATTGGAAGCATCTTGTTTTTTGAGATCTTCTACATCAAATTCTAAATGAGTATCTGATTTTTTGGATAAAAAGATAAATCGCAATGCATCGCTTCCAATATCTGCGACTACATCTTTCATTAAGATAAAATTTCCTGCGCGCTTACTCATTTTGTAAGGTTGCCCACCCTTGAGTAAGCTGACCATTTGAGAAAGCAAAACTTCTAATTTTCCCTCATCAAATCCCAAAAAATGGATGGCTGCTTTTACTCTATGGATATACCCATGATGATCTGCCCCCCAAATATTAATATATTTGGCATAATTGCGTTGGTATTTATCATGATGATAGATAATATCCCCAGCCAGATAAGTAGGTTCTTTGTTTTCCCTAACAATCACGCGATCTTTTTCATCTCCTTGATTGCCGGATCGCAACCAAATTTTGCCATCTTTTTGATAAACCCCATCATGGGCTTGTAGCTTTTGGAGAATCTCTGCCCAGTGATCATAAAGAGACTTTTCACTCACAAAATAGTCAAAAGTAATCCCTACCTCTGCAAGATTAGACTTGATTTCATCTAACATCAAATCTTTGCCAAATTCACTCAAAATCGGGACAGAATCCTCATTTTCAAAGACTTTATCACCATATTTATCTCTAGCTAATAAAGCCAAATCAAGGACATATTCACCCTTATAATATTCTTTAGGATAGATAACCTCTTTTTTTACCAAGTGCTCCCTACCTGCAAGATAAATAGATAGACCAAGCATCTGAATCTGCGATCCTGCATCGTTAATATAATATTCTGTGTCTATTTCATAACCCAAAAATCGTCCGATCCTGCACAAACTATCGCCAAACACAGCACCCCTTGCATGCCCTATATGAAGAGGTCCTGTAGGATTAGCACTCACATATTCTAAAAGAATTTTATTTTCATTTTTTTTAGGGAGTTTGCCAAAATCTAATCCTTGCGAGATAGCCGCATTCCCAAGCTGTTCAAAAAAATCCTCACAAAGAGTGATATTGATATAACCATGAAGCACATCGACCTTGAATTCCGGGATTACAGAGAGCTTTTGAGCGATTTCTTGGGCAATGATCATGGGATTTTTTTTATAGATTTTTGCTAATGAAAAGGCAATAGGCGTGGCATAATGCCCATAATCCTTATTTTTTGGACGTTCTAAAACAATACTGACTTCAAGAATATCTTCTAAGATTTTTTTAATCTGATGATACATGATTGGACTAAGCAGTTGTTTGAGATTTTGGCTTTCTACCTCTTTTTTTAGGTGTAGAGCTATCTGTTGATGCTTGCGTTGTTTTGGTAGATGTCCTTTTTGCTGTAGTCTTTGCAATTTTTGGTTTTTCTTCTATTTTTTGAATAATTTCTTCATCTTCTTCATCTTCTTTCACAGCTTTTTTAAAATTTTTTATCCCGCTGCCCAAGCCTTTGGCAAGCTCTGGAATTTTTTTAGCTCCAAAAAGCAAAACAACCACCAACAAAACAATTACCCAATGCCACACACTGCCAAAACCACCCATTTAAAA belongs to Helicobacter sp. 11S03491-1 and includes:
- the argS gene encoding arginine--tRNA ligase, translated to MYHQIKKILEDILEVSIVLERPKNKDYGHYATPIAFSLAKIYKKNPMIIAQEIAQKLSVIPEFKVDVLHGYINITLCEDFFEQLGNAAISQGLDFGKLPKKNENKILLEYVSANPTGPLHIGHARGAVFGDSLCRIGRFLGYEIDTEYYINDAGSQIQMLGLSIYLAGREHLVKKEVIYPKEYYKGEYVLDLALLARDKYGDKVFENEDSVPILSEFGKDLMLDEIKSNLAEVGITFDYFVSEKSLYDHWAEILQKLQAHDGVYQKDGKIWLRSGNQGDEKDRVIVRENKEPTYLAGDIIYHHDKYQRNYAKYINIWGADHHGYIHRVKAAIHFLGFDEGKLEVLLSQMVSLLKGGQPYKMSKRAGNFILMKDVVADIGSDALRFIFLSKKSDTHLEFDVEDLKKQDASNPIFYIHYANARIHTLLEKSHFKDEMILSASLKNIPKEAKDLLFYALSFPRVVEVAFDERGLQKICEYLKGLAGEFHSYYNAHKIIDTPLESSILKICKIISLSITIGLDLLGIQAKTKM
- the tatA gene encoding twin-arginine translocase TatA/TatE family subunit, which encodes MGGFGSVWHWVIVLLVVVLLFGAKKIPELAKGLGSGIKNFKKAVKEDEEDEEIIQKIEEKPKIAKTTAKRTSTKTTQASTDSSTPKKRGRKPKSQTTA